The window ATCGAGACATTTTGTTGAAGAAGTTCGTCCAAAATTACTTCCTAAAAACATTCAAGGTGGACATATTCACGATTTCACAAGAGATACAGAGATCTGCGATAGAGCAATGCTCGACCAACTCAATTTGGATTTAGTAGAGCACATTTAGGAACATTTCAGTATCACTGACCTAACTGATTGATtatcattttaatttaatttattatgtttgttcaTTACTTTACAATTTATTCGAAGATCGAATTTACTTTTTTCAAGCCAGTGAAAGATAAATTTAAGGCATAACACCAATTTGACTccctaaactaaagcttcaaagtcaaGTAGGCTTTTCaactatcaaaattatcaatcatATCTCTggactaagcaaaaatcatcaattgagttccCATCATattctaaaatcagaaactgtgactGTTTGATGGTCTGTAATGATCTATATATTGGTTTAaaatgagtttggggaagagggTTTAAAATTGTTCAACCGAATAAgatgaaaatattcaattactgtaaatgatttttttaagaaaaatattttaacatGAACATAAAAGTGTAAAAAGTTGGTGAGGTGACAATAATAGAATACTTTAGAAATGCTCTTACTACCTCTACTGCATATATttgtgacaatttttttttctattttatattatttatgaaatcaagttttttttttttcaaaaaaatctatttaaatttttaatgtaattttttccTATTTAAGTTTTCAAAGTATAAAAAGTGTTTAGAAtttttttcaaaacaaaaaaaaaaaaatgaaaacatttaatgaatgttaaaaaaaagtaaagattATCAACAAAGAGaggtaaaatatattttaatctatgaatgatattattaaaaataggaATTGGAAAACTGttattaataataactaaagGAAAATCAACCAactatctataaaaaaaacacttaaCAATATTAAGCgtaagggggtgtttgtttcaatTTTTCAGATGATCGTTTAACGTTTCAGATGATCGTTTAGCGTTTCATTCCAAACCACATAAAATATATCGTttgattagaatttatataactgcagcgtCTAACATTTTTTCTAGAAACTACATCGTTTTAGAACTTTTCACAAAAAACTATTTTTTGgaacagctgtttgtagttatttttttatgcaTAAACTTACGCAGAAATTAACATTCTAATTGTGTTTTTAAGGggtctaattttttattattattattattattattattattattatgattcaatatctaattaaattatttttattatagttattatgtcaaaaatcaaattcaaagtaTTTTGGTGGTTCATTTCGTAGAAACCATTACACAAAAAAACGTTATCATCAACGAAATAAAGCATATTCGTCAGTATTCCATTGTATTTCTGTCTGTATTTCATAAGCATATCCGTCCATATTCTGCAATATTTCCAACAAATTAACTAGTGTGGGCCAATTGTATCGCTGATGCTGATTTTTCTTATAGTTATATGAGaggattaaatttttttaatgagtAAACCTAATTTTTTCATTTAACACGGGAGTCTAAAAATATTTAAGAGAGCTCTAACTAACCAtagctaacagttgaaccaagCTGGATCAAATCTAAcgaattaaactaaaaatacCATAAAGTCATTAACTTCTGGTAACAACAATAATATAATCCCATAAAACAACCATCTTCAAATCCATAGATAAACCAAATGCAACATTACAATACTTCCCCAATATTCAAAACCCTAATAGCTAGAAAAATCAGTCATTCCTTTGATAAACCCTAATCTAACCtaataatcaaaacaaagcGTTCCCAATTTCACAAGAAACAAAAGCATCAAGGCAAGCATACTGAACCTGATCAGGAGTAAGCATAGTAGAATCCCATCTACTCAATGTGATGCTCTTCGGCTTCTCAATTTCCCTCCCCAAAACACGCAATGTCAATTCCTTCAGTCCAGCATTCTGATACGCAGCGTCAAGTGATTTCTGCACAGCCAAACTCCTTAAATCGATCGTATTCATCACTACCAATCTATAATCCTTCAACAGTTTCGCAACATCGTTCGCAATCCCTACCCCGACGAACACAAAATCCCCATCCTGAAGGAAC is drawn from Euphorbia lathyris chromosome 9, ddEupLath1.1, whole genome shotgun sequence and contains these coding sequences:
- the LOC136206939 gene encoding 3'-5' exonuclease-like encodes the protein MAVSIRDHQIANNTHNLYDVTFYTDQIRTLVTHTPSLVDGWLAEILQNRRRNQVPFIVGLDVEWRPNFFRFMENPIATLQLCIGNRCLIFQIMHSPSIQQSLREFLQDGDFVFVGVGIANDVAKLLKDYRLVVMNTIDLRSLAVQKSLDAAYQNAGLKELTLRVLGREIEKPKSITLSRWDSTMLTPDQVQYACLDAFVSCEIGNALF